ATGAACTCGAACACCAAATAAAAGTCCAAGTTGTTGGAGGCCCTGGAGTAAATGCACGGGAATAACATATATACGCGCATTATAGAATACCACATGGAAAGAACTTACTTGAAGATATCTAACAGCCGGACGATGTTGGGATGGCAGCGAAAGGCGCGCAAGAATATCACCTCCCGGTAGGTGCGCTGGGCATCGGTTTCGTCGCGGAAGGCATCGAAGACCTTCTTCAGGGCCACCGTGTTCTTTGTACGCCTGTCGGTGGCCTTCCAGACGATGCCATAGGCACCCTTACCCATGCGCTGGGATAGACAATGAAGTTATTAATCGTTTCGACCCATGATCACTTGACTTCATTTTAGTATCATTTTCCGTAGAACGAATTTTTTGACTTACCTTTCGCACATCGAAGATGCTTTCCACAGTTTGGTCCAGCTCTTGGATGCGTCGCTCTTGAGCGTGGACAGCTTGATAGTTGGCCATCGTAGCGTGCCCCCTTTCTCCTGTGCTCTTTGCTTATCCCTATCCCTATCCCAATCCTTGCCCCTTATCCTTGTGGCCTCTTTTGCTAATTGAGTAACCGGCAGTTGGTTTCTGGTTGGCCTGGTTGCGACTCTGGCAGAGCCACGAGAACTCCAGCCCCACTTGGCAGCTTCACTGTGGACGATCAGATGGAGTGCGAGAGTTATCAGTTAGCTGGCATTCACTGTGGcactgttgctgttgcgcgtggcagtggcagtggcagtcgCGCCCAAGTTGTTTTGCGGCTCCAACTGGAGCATCTGGGGCCCTCGTCCTCGCGTGCTTGCTCCCATATGCAAACGGCATCAAGtatgtaaaataaaatgaaacgCCAACAATAACAGTGCAAAACTCCACAGTGAAAGAATGAAATCGAAATGTGTGAGATAAAGTTAATGAATTAAATGCACACAGCATAGGAAATCTTGATTATTCAAGAGATTCAGTATTTAAGATATTCAACAATATTCAATATTTGAAACATTTCTGTATTACTTTTTGATTAAAGCTTATAATTAGCCAAAgtacatatgcatgtatgtactCTCCTCTACTAACAAAGATTTTTCGATCATTGTGAGAAGGGATCATGGctttttctctctctgcaTGCAAGTGCACCGGAAACGGAACAACGGCCATAACGGGAGCACAAATAAAAAGCGGGGAAAAAATAGCAAACGAATAAATAAATCGCGAGGCGGACCTGATTGAAACCGAATTATTGTTAGATCGATCGGGCAGAAGGCGAAAGCGAAAACGAGACCCCAATTGGATGGCCTGGCAATGCCTACAGTGGACCCTCAAGTGCCCACGGCAACGTCATGTAAGAATGCTCGGCTGTACAGTGAGCACTCGCTGCAGAGAACTATGCGTAAAGCTCGGGATGTTTCAAACTCTCATTTATAACGCGATTATTTACAGATTATTTGTATCACTATAAACCAGTATGTTCTAAAATAGTTATTACTGTTAATAAAAAGCTTAACACCAAATCTTCCCGAACATCCACTCTTTGGGATGCCTACTGTATTACTGTTACTGCGCCTACTTTAGCTATTGTtgctttttattattgttgctgcAAGAAACGCCGCAAAACAATCAAATGGAAATACGTGGCATGCAATCTGACAGAACGAAAACCAGCAACAAAGCATGGCAAATGAATTTGTTTAACAAATAAATAGGCACAAGTACGCTCATATGGCAAAGGCCAGCACAGTTCAACAAAAATCGAGTTCGAAATCGAAATTCGCAAGAATCTGATCTCGAATGGAGCCGTTATTCCAAGGAATTCCAGTTTTGCGCTGGAAAGTTTGAAATGCAACCCTGGCGCATAAGTGTGCGCAAGCGCACATGATTTGAACTAGTAAATAAATAGTAATCAAATAGACTGAGAAAGGTTAAAATCTACATTATGTCTGCCAGTGTAGCATCAAAAACAACAGCCAAATCGGAGCGATTGAATTTGGCACAAAAGTTTTCAAGTGGAGCACGTCACTTACCCGTAAAAGGAGGCAGGATTCGCAGGATATGTATAATGGTGGCTAACTAGGAGACGAAGAGGCACGGCAACTTGTCGGATGGttatgtgagtgtgtgtggctTGAATGTAAACTGGCAATTTGCAcaataaaaatagaaaaaataacTATATAGTAACGAACGCAACGCGAATCAAAAGATGCAACCGGAACTGTAGGATGTTTCACATTaattgtataaatatatatatatcgctTGGAACCACCAACCTGTATGTACAGTCCAGGACCTTGAACACGAAACGAAACTCGAAAAAAATATCTTTACTTGATCCCGTTCCGGTGTTGGGCTCCACCGAACACAATATCTATACTACTTCGTCCGTTTAGGGCTTCCCACTGCCAACTCATGAAGTAGTCCTTAAATTTTTTTTCGGCTCTTGTGGATTTTATCCTGCCGACTTAGCTTAGGATCAGCGGCCGCGACTTGACAATTTGTATGTTTCACTCGCAGACCACGCGCGTTTCAATTTGCACAGTTTTGGAATTGGAATTACAAGCATATATTAGATCAACGAATGTAGATGCGTATCGGAGGAAGACGAGTCCATATGGCGGTGGATCGTATCCTGTTATCTTTCGGCACTCCGGCGTTCACGCTCCCGTTACgattttacaaaataaaagaTTCGGAATCGAATAGAAAAAACGAGTGTACGTTCCTGGCTTGGAATCAGAAGGTCGTGTGTGATGTAGAAAAGTTCCGGACAACTACTGGCATTGTCGACAGTTCGTCTGGGGCGACTGTCACAAATAGCCATGACTACTTGATTGCCCGGGTAGCCGGATTCGTTCAGACTCGCTTGAAATTTCGACTGCACTTGTCTGTCCTGACATCCCTTGTGGTGTCTTGCTCCCCACTACTGCATGCCCACTCTACTCCATAGCTTCCATCGTTTTCAAAGTCCTGCCGTTTCCAATGGTTGCCCCCCGCTCTTCGGCAAAGTCCTGCGGGTGAGCCGTGCATATCATTTACCCAGAACCATTGTTTCGGATATTAACATCCGGACTCGGTGGCCTATTCCTATATGATCTTGGAAATATGTTGAGCGTAGAGTATTCTTTTTTTCTTCATCGAACTTCAAAGAATTCATGACTTTGTTTAATGTTTAGTAATGTATATAGTAATATTAACCTATCTAAATGTAATACTTCATCTTTAAAAAAAAGCCTAAAGCTATGGAAGGTGCTtaagaaaatgtatttaataAACTAACTACTTTTCTAGATTATTTAATGCTGATGTAATCCGTGTGAATGACATCCACGGTTGAGCTGGCCCAATGTAGCCTATACCCCTTTACGGACAGGTTGCTGTCAATAAATGCATATTTGATGCTTAGTTTTCAATAACAAACATGGGCGTACCCACGATCCCGGCGCGTAGCAACCTCCTTCTGGCCGGGAAGGGGACTCAACAGCCGGCGAGCGTGTTATGCGGTTGCCAGGAGAAACGCGACACTAGAAACTTTGCGGAGCGGGGTCAGTCAAGATTACTGGATTGTCgtacaaaaatatttcttgCGTGTCAGTTTATTGTTAGTTTTTGCTATGATTAGAGGACTACAAATCTATGGCTTTTTCTGCAGGTAGATAATTTGGGTTTTCTGTGGGATTTGGCattcttctgctgctgctacaACAGCTGCAGTTTCAGTTGCTGCAAATGATGTGGCTTCAAGTGTAATAACGCAGCAactattgttgctgctgcatgtCAGTTTATTGATAGTCCTTGGCTTGTGTTTTCTGTGGGAATTGGGCCGTCTTCTGCTACTcttgcaactgctgctgcagcaaaaACTTCTGCTGCAACAGCTGCATTTGCGATTGCAGTTGCTGCACATGATGTGGCTCCAAATGCAGTTGGTGCATAAACTctagttgctgctgctcccgctgttgttgcagctcctcctgttgttgctgctgctgctggtgttgttcTTGCAGGtgctgtggttgttgctgcaaCCATAGCTTCTGCTTCTCCTGGTACTGTTTCAGCTGTGTCTGTATCAGTTGCCTCTGCTTCTCTAACTCCGCCAGTTGCTCCTGCTGTTTGTTCACTAGCTCGTCCATGTTGAGCTCTTCTGCCTCGGCAAGAAGCTTGCGTGTTTCCTCGGCGGCCTGGCTGGGCGTAATATTCCAATCTTGCATTTGTTGCGGCAGAGCCTGAGAGTGTAAAGGACTTTGATGTTTATTTGGGGACTCATAGTCTGGCCAAAAAATTATACTAACCTGAAAGAGGCGTTCGATGGCAAAATTGGCGCTACACTCATCGCTGCAGTACTTGCTCTGCGGCCTCGCTTCGGAGCAGCAATTGGGTCTGTTGCACTGCTGGATGCCCTGTAGCTCCGGATTGGGGAATATCTCTGGACTGGCCTCCCGCGGGCTCACCTGGATATTGCGAGTCTTGGGTGTCGCCTTCTTCCGCTTCCTACGTGGGCGTACTTCAGTCGGACGCGACTCCTTTGGTTCTCGGGCGCTGTTGTTTTTGCGCATCGCAGCCACAGTGGTCGGTGGCGGCGCTTGCTGGCTGGTTGTTGCGGGCGCCACCggtgcagcagcaggcgcagcGCCCAATGGACCTACGCCTGGGGCATTGAGACTTGTAGAGGCGGCGTTCGATGCGGCTGCCCGTTCGGTGGCCACCAGGCGGAATATGGTCTGCAGTTCGGGATTCTCCTTTTTGCATCGCCGGCAGTAGTACTGTTTGATGTGCTCAGCATCCTTCTCGGTGATCCCTATACAGTCGCCGTGGTACCACTCCTCGCAACCATCGCAGCCTCTGGAAAGCGAAGGGGACAAGTGTATAGGCAGGATCTAGACCTAAAGGGCCATTCAACTCACATCATGAACCTGGAGCAGTCGGAGGATCGGCATATGCAGTACACCTGCCCTTCCTGCTTTAGAATGGTGGCTATCTTGGACTTGCGCTCCGGCAAATCGAATTCCCGTGCGATCTCCCGCCTGATTTCCTCTTTCTGTTTGGTAACTTCCTTTGTAGTTAAAAATATGATTGCCGTGCAACGGGTGAAACTTACGGTCTTCTTGTCCGTCATCTCGCAACAATCTTTCCGACAACTCGAGTCCAACTCCAAATCTGTCAATTAAGTTTTAGGGAATTTTTTTGCGATGGAGATGGTATGGCTTGGAATCAGAAGGTCAAGTGTGATATCGATAAGTTCCGGACAACGACTGGCATTGACAGTTCGTCTGGGGCGACTGTCACAAATCGCCACGACTACTTGATTGCCCAGGTAGCCGGATTCGTTCAGACTCGCTTAATATCCGTTTTGATGTCTTGCTCACCACTTTACTCCATAGCTTCCATCTTTTTCAAAGTCCTGACATTTCCAATGCGGTTGCCAGTAGAAATGCGACACTATAAACTTTGCGGGGCGGGGTCAGTCAAGATTACTGGATTGTCgtacaaaaatatttcttgCATGTCAGTTTATTGTTAGTTTTTGCTATGATTAGAGGACTACAAATCTATGGCTTTTTCTGCAGGTAGATAATTTGAGTTTTCTGTGGGATTTGGGCattct
The Drosophila mauritiana strain mau12 chromosome X, ASM438214v1, whole genome shotgun sequence DNA segment above includes these coding regions:
- the LOC117147825 gene encoding CXXC-type zinc finger protein 1 isoform X1, translated to MTDKKTVSFTRCTAIIFLTTKEVTKQKEEIRREIAREFDLPERKSKIATILKQEGQVYCICRSSDCSRFMIGCDGCEEWYHGDCIGITEKDAEHIKQYYCRRCKKENPELQTIFRLVATERAAASNAASTSLNAPGVGPLGAAPAAAPVAPATTSQQAPPPTTVAAMRKNNSAREPKESRPTEVRPRRKRKKATPKTRNIQVSPREASPEIFPNPELQGIQQCNRPNCCSEARPQSKYCSDECSANFAIERLFQALPQQMQDWNITPSQAAEETRKLLAEAEELNMDELVNKQQEQLAELEKQRQLIQTQLKQYQEKQKLWLQQQPQHLQEQHQQQQQQQEELQQQREQQQLEFMHQLHLEPHHVQQLQSQMQLLQQKFLLQQQLQE
- the LOC117147825 gene encoding CXXC-type zinc finger protein 1 isoform X2: MTDKKTKEEIRREIAREFDLPERKSKIATILKQEGQVYCICRSSDCSRFMIGCDGCEEWYHGDCIGITEKDAEHIKQYYCRRCKKENPELQTIFRLVATERAAASNAASTSLNAPGVGPLGAAPAAAPVAPATTSQQAPPPTTVAAMRKNNSAREPKESRPTEVRPRRKRKKATPKTRNIQVSPREASPEIFPNPELQGIQQCNRPNCCSEARPQSKYCSDECSANFAIERLFQALPQQMQDWNITPSQAAEETRKLLAEAEELNMDELVNKQQEQLAELEKQRQLIQTQLKQYQEKQKLWLQQQPQHLQEQHQQQQQQQEELQQQREQQQLEFMHQLHLEPHHVQQLQSQMQLLQQKFLLQQQLQE